A region of Acipenser ruthenus chromosome 51, fAciRut3.2 maternal haplotype, whole genome shotgun sequence DNA encodes the following proteins:
- the LOC117398539 gene encoding potassium channel subfamily K member 13-like: MAPPFSGSRGAPPGFRDLRLNEENARFALLALLMAGYLLCGAAVFSAIEHPAELENHRRWNRTLLSFTQRFNISPGEFRRFLREYEVAMAKGIRVDALRPRWDFAGAFYFVGTVVSTIGFGMTTPSTITGKIFLIFYGMMGCAGTILFFNLFLERVITLLAVLMKGFRRGSLCLRGGDPETDPGQEEGGGGEPGQLSAWKPSVYNVMLILGLAASLIAFCASSLYTPAEGWSYVDSLYFCFVAFSTIGFGDLVSGQRGSYENQALYGLGNFSFMLLGVCCLYSLFNVISIVIKQFLNWLLSRCCFCSRHQRRAGKQQRVLGGRRHRVAPLPASAGRHPTRSEVSVDTEAALESETDARRVSVEMSAIRDFLANNNRAMATDAPRLPGPEAANGHLRVAWEDGVEGAAGNEDHRELEKGLLRDIGSLAIMNNKLAETSDRCGNGLPVVGSARLLLLQQETSDHRLLLHRHWLSSAQGSPASESRSRRAFPGSPVSLGGPSSGVGSLANLESLDQTSGSQNGLSSSRVESPTPLNRQLGDNERASSSLDQPGDYRRKMTKRLSHSGHGLTRCVPSPVVPGRRVGRSGAVEPPRESLSSGGPAGMKTRVCSPRDTLLSGVGSLAVMNDRFAETSKRKISRHQQRTTETQENT, translated from the exons ATGGCCCCCCCGTTTTCTGGGTCCCGCGGTGCCCCCCCCGGGTTCCGCGACCTGCGCTTGAACGAGGAGAACGCGCGGTTCGCGCTGCTCGCCCTGCTCATGGCCGGGTATCTGCTGTGCGGAGCCGCCGTGTTCTCCGCCATCGAACACCCCGCCGAGCTCGAGAACCACCGGCGGTGGAACCGGACCCTGCTCAGCTTCACCCAGAGGTTTAACATCAGCCCCGGGGAGTTCCGCCGCTTCCTGCGGGAGTACGAGGTGGCCATGGCGAAGGGGATTCGGGTGGACGCCCTGAGACCTCGCTGGGACTTCGCCGGAGCGTTTTACTTCGTGGGGACGGTGGTGTCAACGATTG GATTCGGCATGACCACGCCCTCCACCATCACCGGCAAAATCTTCCTCATTTTCTACGGCATGATGGGCTGCGCCGGCACCATCCTCTTCTTCAACCTCTTCCTGGAGCGCGTGATCACGCTGTTGGCCGTGCTGATGAAGGGCTTCAGACGAGGGAGTCTGTGTCTCCGAGGGGGGGACCCCGAAACCGACCCCGggcaggaggagggaggaggaggggaacccGGCCAGCTGTCTGCCTGGAAACCCTCGGTTTACAACGTGATGCTAATCCTGGGACTGGCAGCGTCCCTGATCGCTTTCTGTgcctcctcactgtacaccccGGCCGAAGGCTGGAGCTACGTGGACTCCCTGTATTTCTGCTTCGTGGCTTTCAGCACCATCGGGTTCGGGGATCTGGTGAGCGGACAGCGGGGGTCCTACGAGAACCAGGCGCTCTACGGCCTGGGGAACTTCTCTTTCATGCTGCTGGGGGTCTGCTGCCTCTACTCCCTGTTCAACGTCATCTCCATCGTCATCAAACAGTTTCTCAACTGGCTACTGAGCCGCTGCTGCTTCTGCTCCCGCCACCAGAGGAGAGCCGGGAAGCAGCAGCGGGTCCTGGGAGGCAGGCGGCACAGGGTGGCCCCCCTGCCGGCTTCCGCGGGCCGCCACCCGACGAGGAGCGAGGTCTCCGTGGATACGGAAGCCGCTTTGGAGAGCGAGACGGACGCTCGGCGGGTCTCTGTGGAGATGAGCGCCATCCGCGACTTCCTGGCCAATAACAATCGGGCGATGGCAACGGACGCCCCCAGGCTGCCAGGACCCGAAGCCGCCAACGGGCATCTCAGGGTGGCTTGGGAGGACGGCGTCGAGGGAGCGGCCGGCAATGAGGACCACCGTGAGCTTGAAAAGGGTCTGCTGAGGGATATCGGCTCCCTGGCCATCATGAACAACAAGTTGGCAGAAACGTCGGATCGCTGCGGTAACGGGCTGCCCGTCGTTGGCTCGGccaggctgctgctgcttcagCAGGAAACGAGCGACCACCGTCTGCTCCTCCACCGCCACTGGCTCTCCAGCGCCCAGGGGTCTCCGGCCAGCGAGAGCAGAAGCCGTCGCGCGTTTCCTGGGTCTCCCGTCTCCTTGGGGGGTCCCTCGAGCGGGGTGGGATCCCTGGCCAACCTCGAGAGCCTCGACCAAACCAGCGGCTCCCAGAACGGACTGTCCTCCAGCAGAGTCGAGTCCCCGACGCCTTTGAATCGGCAGCTGGGGGACAACGAGAGAGCCTCTTCATCGCTGGACCAGCCCGGAGACTACCGCAGGAAGATGACCAAGAGGCTGAGCCACTCCGGACACGGGCTGACCCGTTGCGTCCCCTCTCCCGTGGTCCCGGGCCGGCGAGTGGGTCGGTCCGGTGCTGTGGAGCCCCCCAGAGAGTCCCTGAGCAGCGGGGGCCCCGCCGGGATGAAGACGAGGGTCTGCTCCCCCAGAGACACGCTCCTGAGCGGAGTGGGGTCCCTGGCTGTCATGAATGACAGGTTTGCAGAGACCAGTAAGAGAAAGATCTCCCGGCACCAGCAGAGAACCACCGAAACGCAGGAGAACACTTAG
- the LOC117967822 gene encoding transmembrane protein 223-like: MGWFFLSSSFCRKSFLQNVCFAGRSVTKSVNTIFCTASKPSTRESVSQCFYALQRVTRREIIDQNCFASAARRFFTQNHVSGLISFTTRVTNCSSTAPTSTSINACRWRSLLSNRGAVLKKANNGVSLNNALSSCIVTRLGSCIGRTRFHSGAVGRAVSTAVSKDVVLFEHDKRTFFRLLGFFCAGQFLFWISLAHFAFTSLKDTGYRETVITDDAGKNLPKLGGVSLNLGSSKWRYGFTVSCLTVGTVILVAGSAFARRSVSRVLLHRGGQEVTFTTYYPFGGTSSFSAPLRHVSCVAHRAEVPSMIPIRVKGHALYFLLDKQGRFHNPRLFDVTVGAYRKL, from the exons atgggtTGGTTTTTTCTTTCCTCTTCTTTTTGTAGAAAATCTTTTTTGCAAAACGTTTGTTTTGCAGGCAGAAGTGTGACCAAAAGTGTCAATACGATCTTCTGCACTGCAAGCAAACCTAGTACCAGGGAAAGCGTGTCGCAGTGTTTTTACGCCTTGCAGCGAGTTACTAGGCGTGAAATAATTGACCAAAACTGCTTTGCATCGGCTGCAAGAAGATTTTTCACACAAAACCACGTTTCAGGTTTAATATCATTCACAACACGGGTTACAAATTGCAGTAGCACCGCGCCTACCAGTACTAGCATAAATGCATGTCGCTGGAGGTCTTTATTATCAAACCGAGGCGCTGTTTTGAAGAAAGCCAACAACGGCGTTTCTCTTAACAACGCTTTGAGCAGTTGTATTGTTACTCGCTTGGGTTCGTGCATCGGCAGGACTCGCTTTCACTCGGGCGCGGTCGGGAGAGCGGTTTCCACGGCCGTGTCGAAGGACGTCGTGCTGTTCGAGCACGACAAGAGAACGTTTTTCCGGTTGCTGGGGTTCTTCTGCGCGGGGCAGTTTCTGTTCTGGATCTCCCTGGCGCATTTTGCCTTCACCAGCCTGAAGGACACCGGTTACCGGGAGACGGTGATCACGGACGACGCCGGGAAGAATCTGCCCAAACTCGGGGGCGTGTCGCTCAATCTGGGGTCGAGCAAATGGAGATACGGCTTCACCGTGTCGTGCCTGACAGTGG gcactGTGATCCTGGTCGCTGGCTCTGCCTTTGCTCGCCGGTCAGTCAGCAGGGTCCTGTTACACCGTGGAGGTCAGGAGGTCACCTTCACCACCTACTACCCCTTCGGAGGCACGTCCAGCTTCAGCGCCCCCCTGCGCCACGTGTCCTGCGTGGCCCACCGCGCCGAGGTGCCCTCCATGATCCCCATCCGGGTCAAGGGTCACGCCCTCTACTTCCTGCTCGATAAGCAGGGCCGGTTCCACAACCCCAGGCTCTTTGACGTCACTGTGGGGGCCTACAGGAAGCTCTGA
- the LOC131722800 gene encoding forkhead box protein N2-like, producing the protein MDPEAASPEPPLPPPSPLPQHKGAPASSRDDEELTSLNWLHENTNLLQELRLGGDGEQPPSLTTLLRGALTDCQGSPRIQLPPGAGEPRSDPSSASSCSKPPYSFSSLIFMAIDGSPGQCLQVKDIYDWILLTFPYFQKAPVGWKNSVRHNLSLSKCFRKMRKDKSKNMGKGSLWSVDPEYRPALLEAVRKTNSCIGTLQIRTDFSPSVAALYTEDPGDYPGSDPQTPSLVAVSPDAPCFWRSNPLTSDPSEDHNYSIYKMAACLAAGGVFQVDVGVAGAEREGLEELVAIEYCETEEEGEGCVKDPLADSGYIEYFVFEAEGGASVDLRVLQPDLDLQEAAGSLLNLAGLNY; encoded by the exons ATGGATCCTGAAGCTGCCAGCCCAGAGCCGccactcccccctccctcccctctcccccagcACAAGGGGGCGCCAGCGAGCAGCCGGGACGATGAAGAGCTGACCAGCCTGAACTGGCTTCACGAGAACACCAACCTGCTCCAAGAGCTGAGGCTGGGGGGAGACGGGGAGCAGCCTCCCTCGCTCACCACCCTGCTCCGAGGCGCGCTCACGGACTGCCAGGGCTCCCCCAGGATCCAGCTCCCTCCCGGGGCTGGCGAGCCCAGGTCAGACCCCTCTTCCGCCTCCTCCTGCTCCAAGCCCCCTTACTCCTTCAGCAGCCTGATCTTCATGGCCATCGATGGCTCACCCGGGCAGTGCCTCCAGGTGAAGGATATCTACGACTGGATCCTGCTCACCTTTCCCTATTTCCAGAAAGCGCCGGTGGGCTGGAAAAACTCTGTGAGGCACAACCTGTCTCTGAGCAAGTGCTTCAGGAAGATGAGGAAGGACAAGAGCAAG AATATGGGAAAGGGCTCGCTGTGGAGTGTGGACCCGGAATACAGACCTGCCCTCCTGGAAGCTGTCCGGAAAACCAACAGCTGCATCGGCACGCTCCAGATAAG GACGGACTTCAGTCCCAGTGTTGCAGCTCTCTACACAGAGGATCCCGGAGATTATCCAg GCTCCGACCCCCAAACCCCTTCCCTAGTCGCCGTCTCCCCCGACGCCCCCTGCTTCTGGAGGTCAAACCCTTTGACCTCCGACCCCAGCGAGGACCACAACTACAGCATCTACAAGATGGCTGCCTGCCTGGCGGCCGGGGGCGTGTTCCAGGTGGATGTGGGCGTGGCCGGAGCCGAGAGGGAGGGGCTGGAGGAGCTGGTGGCGATTGAGTACTGCGAGACCGAGGAGGAAGGGGAGGGCTGTGTCAAGGACCCCCTGGCAGACAGCGGGTACATCGAGTATTTCGTGTTCGAGGCGGAGGGCGGCGCCAGCGTGGACCTGCGGGTTCTGCAGCCGGATCTGGACCTGCAGGAAGCGGCCGGGTCTCTCCTCAACCTGGCCGGCCTCAATTATTAG